The following proteins are encoded in a genomic region of Pseudodesulfovibrio mercurii:
- a CDS encoding RHS repeat domain-containing protein: protein MSIPYTLELRRDPDGHIVEKIETVRGRKSVWAYAYDGDGRLIEAKLDGRVICQCWYDREGRRVRDYLPATTGPNYRDYQYTQDNRLMRAGSGQYSHDERGFRSIWSDRGVYTLYEYSPDYRLLKAEEEGRGKALTFAHDGDGRRAAKYLNGQMVEVYHWLDFVRLAAFHDGRHGYEFAYREGERTPYAMRRDDGTVAGLFYDQVGSLRVVADVDGNVIKEVLYDPFGGIIEDTNPSLRLPLGFAGGLHDRDLGFVRFGWRDYDVRTGRWTAPDPIGDKGGDPDWYGYCLDDPVNGVDPAGLETKGSGISASLDGFGGSIGGGAAYVTDEKGASGVELFMDYGASSGWNLSGEAFHQKTNASDIGQLEGTSNKAGGKVVVPILGLKPEVGGEAVKGDGYTGKSASLGVSAGWSPPMETHVKQEKSIVIENPFSKFGDWYDGQIRKRMDERFGTKRGIR, encoded by the coding sequence ATGAGCATACCGTATACCCTGGAATTGAGGCGCGACCCGGACGGGCACATTGTGGAGAAAATCGAGACCGTCAGGGGGCGGAAGTCCGTCTGGGCCTACGCCTATGACGGGGACGGACGGCTGATCGAGGCCAAACTGGACGGGCGGGTCATCTGCCAGTGCTGGTACGACCGGGAGGGCCGCCGGGTGCGGGACTATCTGCCCGCCACGACCGGGCCGAATTATCGGGATTACCAGTATACTCAGGACAACCGGCTGATGCGAGCCGGGTCCGGGCAGTATTCCCACGACGAGCGCGGCTTCCGGTCCATCTGGTCGGACAGGGGCGTGTACACCCTGTACGAGTACAGCCCGGACTACCGGCTGCTCAAGGCCGAGGAGGAAGGCCGGGGCAAGGCCTTGACCTTTGCCCACGACGGTGACGGGCGGCGCGCGGCCAAGTACCTGAATGGGCAGATGGTCGAGGTCTACCATTGGCTCGATTTCGTGCGCCTGGCCGCGTTCCACGACGGGCGGCACGGTTACGAGTTCGCCTACCGCGAGGGCGAGCGCACGCCCTACGCCATGCGCCGCGACGACGGGACCGTGGCCGGGCTGTTCTATGACCAGGTCGGCTCCCTGCGCGTGGTTGCCGACGTGGACGGAAACGTGATAAAGGAGGTCCTGTACGATCCCTTTGGCGGGATCATCGAGGACACCAACCCGAGCCTGCGCCTGCCCCTCGGCTTCGCGGGCGGCCTCCACGACCGGGACCTGGGCTTCGTCCGCTTCGGCTGGCGCGACTATGACGTCCGGACCGGCCGCTGGACCGCGCCCGACCCCATCGGGGACAAGGGCGGCGACCCGGACTGGTACGGGTATTGTTTGGACGACCCGGTGAACGGGGTTGATCCGGCGGGGTTGGAAACCAAGGGAAGCGGCATATCCGCATCTCTGGACGGATTTGGCGGAAGCATAGGAGGGGGAGCAGCCTATGTAACTGACGAAAAGGGAGCTTCCGGTGTCGAGCTTTTCATGGACTATGGGGCATCATCCGGGTGGAATCTGTCAGGAGAAGCCTTTCATCAGAAAACGAATGCTTCCGACATAGGCCAGTTGGAAGGAACGTCGAACAAAGCAGGTGGGAAAGTCGTTGTTCCCATTTTGGGATTAAAGCCTGAAGTGGGCGGGGAAGCGGTCAAGGGAGATGGCTATACCGGAAAATCTGCCAGCCTCGGGGTAAGTGCGGGCTGGTCGCCTCCGATGGAGACGCATGTGAAACAAGAGAAAAGCATCGTCATCGAGAATCCGTTTTCAAAATTTGGCGATTGGTATGACGGCCAAATCCGGAAAAGAATGGACGAACGCTTTGGGACTAAACGAGGTATTCGCTAA
- a CDS encoding two-component system sensor histidine kinase NtrB — protein sequence MEVVHPEGREKGPLVALVLALIVLGLGSLYLTWQSIAQQRKIVEDHMVMTGNSILRGVDNNIFRIARTLRMGGQSSALFRTMTEELFTELAKSEDIEFVTLFDRAGHPIVTSVKKDNHPIFQLPDAVAEDIEPGRAWHVMAEVDKTSVLLSGLQVRAGIASLLGVEPEAGSQERGQGRNGMGRGMGPNMGSNMGSNMGPGMMFDDDAQSRVYLVVGLNAEKHMRQFRQYRQAATYQTGYVFLAAVVLWSLAFAYLRRRGASRKLVRLERFQNKLLDNMPDGLVTLAEDGEILAANRSALELLSPVPQAEPDDGPGPEAAPEAGDKAETAKRDKGGKKGADKPVPPEIVGANWRDFDFGRQTSETPPSGPVDWEQFDYQGRQLEILFLPFLEHDEDEAPEQAQRLVLIRDRTEIRSLEEDLNEAKRLAAIGSLAAGVAHEVRNPLSSLRGFAQLFATKLKGQAPLDQYAAAMVQEADRLNRVVTDLLYLAKPRRLDPMFIDMFKAGDSLRQLMRFDFEDKQIEPEFDFGPEPVWADPDALRQVLLNLISNSLDALRGCADCDKPSHVRLVSMRGHKGTWIIVADNGPGMDPEIRDDVFKPFVTGKKTGTGLGLAIVQNIMRAHKGRVIIESEPGRGTEMKLFFPDPLPTADKE from the coding sequence AGCCTCTACCTGACCTGGCAGTCCATCGCCCAGCAGCGCAAGATTGTCGAGGACCACATGGTCATGACCGGCAACTCCATCCTGCGCGGCGTGGACAACAACATCTTCCGCATCGCCAGGACCCTCCGCATGGGCGGCCAGTCCTCGGCCCTGTTCCGGACCATGACCGAGGAGCTGTTCACCGAGCTGGCCAAGTCCGAGGACATCGAGTTCGTCACCCTGTTCGACAGGGCCGGGCATCCCATCGTGACCTCGGTCAAGAAGGACAACCACCCCATCTTCCAGCTGCCCGACGCCGTGGCCGAGGACATCGAGCCCGGCCGCGCCTGGCACGTCATGGCCGAGGTGGACAAGACCAGCGTGCTCCTGTCCGGGCTCCAGGTCCGCGCGGGCATCGCCTCGCTGCTCGGGGTGGAGCCCGAGGCCGGGTCCCAGGAGCGGGGCCAGGGCCGCAACGGCATGGGCCGGGGCATGGGCCCGAACATGGGCTCGAACATGGGCTCGAACATGGGGCCGGGCATGATGTTCGACGACGACGCCCAGTCCAGGGTCTACCTGGTGGTCGGCCTGAACGCCGAAAAGCACATGCGCCAGTTCCGCCAGTACCGCCAGGCCGCCACCTACCAGACCGGCTACGTCTTCTTGGCCGCCGTGGTTCTCTGGTCCCTGGCCTTCGCCTACCTGCGCCGCCGGGGCGCGAGCCGCAAGCTCGTCCGCCTGGAACGGTTCCAGAACAAGCTCCTCGACAACATGCCCGACGGCCTGGTCACCCTGGCCGAGGACGGCGAGATCCTGGCCGCCAACCGCTCGGCCCTGGAGCTGCTCTCCCCGGTGCCGCAGGCGGAGCCCGACGACGGGCCCGGCCCGGAGGCCGCCCCGGAAGCGGGCGACAAGGCCGAGACCGCCAAGCGGGACAAGGGCGGGAAAAAGGGCGCGGACAAGCCCGTGCCGCCCGAGATCGTCGGGGCCAACTGGCGGGACTTCGACTTCGGCCGCCAGACCAGCGAGACCCCGCCGTCCGGGCCGGTGGACTGGGAACAGTTCGACTACCAGGGCCGCCAGCTGGAGATCCTCTTTCTGCCCTTCCTGGAGCATGACGAGGACGAGGCCCCGGAGCAGGCCCAGCGGTTGGTGCTCATCCGCGACCGCACCGAGATTCGCTCCCTGGAGGAGGACCTGAACGAGGCCAAGCGGCTGGCCGCCATCGGCTCCCTGGCCGCGGGCGTGGCCCACGAGGTGCGCAACCCGCTGTCCTCCCTGCGCGGTTTCGCCCAGCTCTTCGCCACCAAGCTCAAGGGCCAGGCCCCGCTGGACCAGTACGCCGCGGCCATGGTCCAGGAGGCGGACCGCCTCAACCGCGTGGTCACGGACCTGCTCTACCTGGCCAAGCCGCGCCGGCTGGACCCGATGTTCATCGACATGTTCAAGGCCGGGGACTCCCTCCGGCAGCTCATGCGCTTCGACTTCGAGGACAAGCAGATCGAGCCGGAGTTCGACTTCGGGCCCGAGCCGGTCTGGGCCGATCCCGACGCGCTCCGCCAGGTCCTGCTCAATCTCATTTCCAACAGCCTGGACGCCCTCAGGGGATGCGCCGACTGCGACAAGCCTAGCCACGTGCGGCTGGTCTCCATGCGCGGCCACAAGGGCACCTGGATCATCGTGGCCGACAACGGACCGGGCATGGACCCGGAGATCCGCGACGACGTGTTCAAGCCCTTCGTCACGGGCAAGAAGACCGGCACCGGCCTGGGGCTGGCCATCGTCCAGAACATCATGCGCGCCCACAAGGGCCGCGTGATCATCGAATCCGAACCGGGCCGGGGGACCGAGATGAAGCTGTTCTTCCCCGATCCGCTGCCCACGGCAGACAAGGAATAG
- a CDS encoding sigma-54-dependent transcriptional regulator, with the protein MNEERIALIVDDEPGHRMMVRAVLEDDGWTVLEAESGERALTVLAEEAESDTYPDVAMVDMKMPGMDGMQLLKELQVRRPSMPVVLLTAFGSVGSAVDAMKRGAFDYLTKPADNDELTAVLGKAFEYHKLLDENARLRAEVGGEPDFIGVSPGIERVRDLIAQAGPTEATVLILGQSGTGKELVAEGLHRASQRADKPLIKVNCAALPDDLLESELFGYEKGAFTGAVKDKPGRFQLADGGTLFLDEIGEMPAALQAKLLRALQEKTVEPLGSVRTIQVDTRIIAATNRNLKREVEAGRFREDLYYRLAVLEIRIPPLCERKEDLPLLVSFLLRRLGNKNNKIIRTVTPAFLDALSGYDWPGNVRELENVLERALILSRSDALGPDLLPPQITGARENVIDMEFTHGGRPAPTPANLEEAEKQAIIQALEENGNHRERTAEALGISRRTLQYKLKKYGLTRR; encoded by the coding sequence ATGAACGAAGAACGTATCGCGCTGATCGTCGATGACGAGCCGGGCCATCGGATGATGGTCCGCGCCGTGCTCGAGGACGACGGCTGGACCGTGCTCGAAGCCGAATCCGGCGAGCGCGCCCTGACCGTGCTGGCCGAGGAAGCCGAGTCCGACACCTACCCGGACGTGGCCATGGTGGACATGAAGATGCCCGGCATGGACGGCATGCAGCTGCTCAAGGAGCTCCAGGTCCGGCGGCCCTCCATGCCCGTGGTCCTGCTGACCGCCTTCGGCTCCGTGGGCAGCGCCGTGGACGCCATGAAACGCGGGGCCTTCGACTACCTGACCAAGCCCGCCGACAACGACGAGCTCACGGCCGTGCTCGGCAAGGCCTTCGAATACCACAAGCTTTTGGACGAAAACGCCCGGCTGCGCGCCGAGGTGGGCGGCGAGCCCGACTTCATCGGCGTGAGCCCCGGCATTGAGCGGGTGCGTGACCTCATCGCCCAGGCCGGGCCCACCGAGGCCACGGTGCTCATCCTGGGCCAGAGCGGCACCGGCAAGGAGCTGGTGGCCGAGGGACTGCACCGGGCCAGCCAGCGGGCCGACAAGCCGCTCATCAAGGTCAACTGTGCGGCCCTGCCCGACGACCTCCTCGAATCCGAGCTCTTCGGCTACGAGAAGGGGGCCTTCACCGGGGCGGTCAAGGACAAGCCCGGCCGGTTCCAGCTGGCCGACGGCGGCACCCTGTTCCTGGACGAGATCGGCGAGATGCCCGCCGCGCTCCAGGCCAAGCTCCTGCGCGCCCTGCAGGAAAAGACCGTGGAGCCGCTCGGCTCGGTGCGCACCATCCAGGTGGACACCCGGATCATCGCGGCCACCAACCGCAACCTCAAGCGGGAGGTCGAGGCGGGCCGTTTCCGCGAGGACCTCTACTACCGGCTGGCCGTGCTCGAGATCCGCATCCCGCCGCTCTGCGAGCGCAAGGAGGACCTGCCGCTCCTGGTCAGCTTCCTGCTCCGGCGGCTGGGCAACAAGAACAACAAGATCATCCGCACCGTGACCCCGGCCTTCCTCGACGCCCTGTCCGGCTACGACTGGCCCGGCAACGTGCGCGAACTGGAGAACGTCCTGGAACGCGCCCTGATCCTGTCCCGTTCCGATGCGCTGGGCCCGGACCTCCTGCCGCCCCAGATCACCGGGGCGCGCGAAAACGTCATCGACATGGAATTCACCCACGGCGGCCGTCCCGCCCCCACCCCCGCCAACCTCGAAGAGGCCGAGAAACAGGCCATCATCCAGGCCCTCGAGGAAAACGGCAACCACCGCGAGCGCACCGCCGAGGCCCTCGGCATCAGTCGCAGGACCCTTCAGTACAAGTTGAAAAAATACGGACTGACAAGACGTTAG